A genomic segment from Lineus longissimus chromosome 15, tnLinLong1.2, whole genome shotgun sequence encodes:
- the LOC135499746 gene encoding zinc finger protein 232-like, with the protein MMGNQGDPPESNQNVVGPYQTPIQPGEVLRPCEGVPEGSQRGTETMMPSGRGGLGQEKKGQLSGVPFTQRQRLLLEGAPHSSEPYRVLSSFEIREAQQFHMQGQSADYLSVWEKPRSKSETDKETVMTPVWARQSHTEFVFPPTQEKVEECYPKPEKMGSFQGQTTVGYTLPEKVIKVEESQQATQGLLSPKIEQDEIEKQSELSPLPMTPTGHNPRHHNFKKYLRARYLSSQESAEGLSDVEMTRDDLRDDDDGVFEMEGKEEFPGAKRPTYLSGSPTIMTSKAGHVSGVQMEPLDLSRSPVTQTVGPMDVQTNIKPTPPDRKPRWRDLNLRVETEMTAVSPVPISPRWRTPPRSSPVNIVGHPQCIQSQFLMPVSSPGLSQSPGLSPRYSPTTSPGLASPTFQSYLGSPGMAILQEMPMRCGSLTDLRSPAQTGQAPPHRFIFPPSPDTFESSIKRDSKSPFSCPICSQVFPSYDNLAKHMAKHLPTETVRSPDNSKIHYCKVCNRAFSRSDMLTRHMRLHTGLKPYECKICGQVFSRSDHLNTHQRTHTGEKPYKCPQCPYAACRRDMITRHMRIHMKRWSKRSPFSSTSSDDSARPWSSSESAESHSDRHLSASSMESSELDPSPRTCSMSSNEGVELELSSQRPWLRHDSADFIESADFSGSASSTSRTWSVTSQDSVLEPPIERFEQCSVRSDDSPQSNKS; encoded by the coding sequence ATGATGGGTAACCAGGGTGATCCGCCAGAGAGCAATCAGAATGTCGTCGGGCCGTATCAAACACCCATACAGCCTGGTGAGGTGTTAAGGCCATGCGAGGGTGTTCCGGAAGGTTCTCAACGTGGAACAGAAACCATGATGCCAAGTGGAAGGGGTGGCTTGGGGCAGGAGAAGAAAGGTCAGTTGTCGGGGGTGCCATTCACGCAGCGACAACGTTTGCTATTGGAGGGTGCTCCTCATTCTAGTGAGCCGTATCGTGTTTTGTCTTCATTCGAGATCAGGGAGGCACAACAGTTCCATATGCAAGGGCAGTCGGCAGATTATTTATCTGTTTGGGAAAAACCTAGGAGTAAGTCAGAGACGGATAAGGAGACAGTGATGACGCCTGTTTGGGCCCGGCAGTCGCACACCGAGTTTGTGTTTCCCCCAACGCAGGAAAAGGTTGAGGAGTGTTATCCTAAACCTGAAAAGATGGGTTCTTTTCAAGGGCAGACAACTGTCGGTTATACTTTGCCAGAAAAGGTAATAAAGGTGGAAGAAAGCCAACAAGCAACGCAGGGTCTGTTGAGCCCCAAAATTGAacaagatgaaattgaaaaacaaTCAGAATTAAGTCCCCTGCCAATGACACCAACGGGTCATAACCCACGACATCACAACTTTAAGAAGTACCTGCGGGCCAGGTATCTGTCCAGTCAGGAAAGTGCAGAAGGATTAAGTGACGTCGAAATGACAAGAGACGATCTTagggatgacgatgatggtgttTTTGAAATGGAAGGGAAGGAGGAGTTCCCCGGTGCTAAACGGCCAACATATTTGTCGGGGTCGCCAACTATAATGACATCAAAAGCGGGACATGTCTCAGGAGTTCAAATGGAACCTTTGGATTTATCTCGTTCACCTGTTACTCAAACGGTTGGACCAATGGACGTGCAGACCAATATCAAACCAACGCCCCCTGACCGTAAACCTCGTTGGCGGGATTTGAATTTGCGAGTTGAAACAGAAATGACTGCTGTCTCACCAGTTCCTATCAGTCCAAGATGGCGTACTCCGCCACGGAGCTCTCCGGTTAATATTGTTGGGCATCCGCAGTGCATTCAGTCACAGTTTCTGATGCCGGTTTCCTCTCCCGGCTTATCTCAATCGCCTGGCTTGTCTCCACGTTACTCTCCAACAACGTCCCCTGGACTGGCTTCTCCTACATTCCAATCCTATCTCGGTAGCCCAGGGATGGCCATCTTACAAGAGATGCCAATGCGTTGTGGCTCATTGACAGACCTCCGTTCACCCGCCCAAACTGGACAAGCACCACCTCACCGGTTTATATTCCCGCCTTCACCCGACACATTTGAAAGCTCGATCAAGCGTGACTCTAAGAGCCCATTTTCTTGCCCAATTTGCTCACAGGTTTTCCCGTCATATGACAATTTAGCTAAACACATGGCGAAGCATTTACCAACCGAGACGGTGCGTTCTCCTGACAATTCAAAGATACATTACTGTAAAGTGTGCAATAGGGCGTTCTCACGGAGTGACATGCTGACGCGACATATGCGCCTTCACACCGGTCTGAAACCATACGAGTGCAAAATCTGCGGACAAGTTTTCTCACGGAGCGATCATCTTAACACTCACCAGAGGACGCATACCGGTGAGAAGCCGTATAAATGTCCGCAGTGTCCGTACGCTGCTTGCCGTCGTGACATGATCACACGGCACATGAGAATCCACATGAAACGATGGAGTAAACGGTCGCCGTTTAGCTCGACGAGTTCTGACGACTCGGCGCGTCCATGGTCGAGTAGCGAGTCAGCAGAGTCGCACAGCGACCGGCATTTATCAGCCTCCTCGATGGAGAGTTCGGAACTCGATCCTAGTCCGCGTACCTGCTCAATGTCTAGTAACGAGGGTGTAGAATTAGAACTATCATCCCAGAGACCATGGCTTCGACACGACAGCGCGGATTTCATCGAATCTGCAGATTTTAGTGGGAGCGCCTCGAGTACGAGTCGGACATGGTCTGTGACAAGCCAGGATAGTGTCCTGGAGCCACCTATTGAGAGGTTTGAACAATGCTCAGTACGGTCTGACGACTCTCCACAGTCAAACAAGAGTTAA